The Puntigrus tetrazona isolate hp1 chromosome 13, ASM1883169v1, whole genome shotgun sequence genome contains the following window.
AGCCTCTCAAGGCACGAGATGTAGCGGAGAGCTTATGTCCGTTTTGCACTTAATCTAGGCTGCTAGAACAAACAAGCAACACAAGTGGAAAATCCACagtggaaatatatttttggccaAAGTTATTGGAGAGCCTCGGAATGAATATAGATAATCTTTTCAACATGGAATTATTTTGGCTTTGCGGATGGAGAACCTAGACAAAAAACTATAGCAACATAGCTCAATTTGATCAAACCTGTTTCAGTTAGGTTACATCGAGGTTTTATATTGTTctgtaattttaaaactattttgattcgaataaataaaagagatgaaaatagaaaaaaatatatataggtaCTCTTTAACTATGTGATTTAATAAAAGagttttattcacttatttttatgtaaacggGGTTTTATGGAAACCTCAGTTTAAATCGACTGAAACTTTATGATAGTTTCAACTGATTTTAAATATGTGGAGTGGATTATATCAAGTACAATCTGGTGTTGCTTATAGTAAAAGATATTATAAAATGAGACATGTTTTGTCCCATTTTTCAAGAATCAGCTCCACATTCTAATTCTTGATGACGCAaatgttactttattattattattttttgtatgtatttatttttttggtagtGCTCTTCGTTGTCAGAGCTGCTGTCAGCCTTTGGACTCAGCAATGCTTCTGCTGTCAGTCTCAGTGATCTGGAGATGATGTGTCCAGCTATTCTCAATCAGGTCCTGCTCCCTGCCTGCCCCTTCACCTCCCCCTCAAACCAAAATGATTCTTCCCTGTTACCTGATCACAAAAGTGAGTATGATTACCACAGATGCCTTCACCTTGGCAAAAGTATGGAGTCAGGAAAATATGCAGAGATTACAATGAAACCTTTGAAAACCACATAAacttatttaatcattttatcattGAGTTACAGATTGATTTCCTATATTTACTCTGTGTGTACGGTGTATTTATAGTGCACCGCAGTGACACTCGAACCAGAAATGCACACTTTTGTGTAATCTTGGTTTTTGCTTATGAATCATAACGGTTAAAAGTTAACATTATTATCTCTCCACACATTACACACAGATTCTTTTAGAGAGCAAACACTTGAGCTGATGAGTGGATTTTCCATGACCCTTCGTCACGTTGTTGATTCACTCGTTTTGTTGAGCGACTTGAACTGTGAAGCATCAGTTTCTCATTTCACATTCAGAAAAAACAGCCTTTGTCTGCTCCGTTTTCATATGGTAATGATGTCCTCACTAGCAGACTGTACGAGATGCAGTATCTTACCTCAGTACTGAAACCTAATACACTTCCTGCATTATGTCTCTGTGTTGGGATGCAGTGAAGTAGAGCCGCGCTGAACTGTGATAAACCGAAACTACAGTTTTTCTCACTTCTCGAACTGAATTGATTGAAATAATTTTGATGTGCCTAAGTATTAAATCAGTTTCCTCTTCCTTGTAGTTTGGGGTTATGGTTTCCTGGCCGTGACCGTGATAAACTTGGCTGCTCTGCTGGGGTTATTTCTGGTGCCTTTgactaaaaaaacatattttccaaAAGTCTTGACGTATTTCATCGCATTGGCCATTGGGACACTGTTTTCAAACGCTGTACTGCAACTTATTCCAGAGGTAAGGAGGAGTTACAAtgagaaaataatgataaaatgtcTTACAAAGGTTTAGATGGGAAAAATATGTAGCTCTAGATCAGATTGTCCAAATGGTCCATTACTGCGGTCCTAATTCTTATCTTTTTTTGCCGACTGAACAGGCCCTTGGCTTGGATCCTAAAGATGATAACTATGTGCTAAATGTAGTCGGGATTTTTGGTGGATTTTACATTCTGTTCTTCACCGAACGGGTTTTAAAGATGGTACTGAAAGCGGACGCAGAGGTAAGAGCCGGCACGGGTTTGGACGTCGTTCAATAGATGGAGCCGTTTTCAGGCCTAACTCAATGGTTCACCTCCACTGCAGCTGGGACACAGTCATTTCCCTCCCCTGCAGTCAGCTGATGTCACCATCACCACCTTCAGCAACGACGCTGTCATAAACAACATCAGCGGTGACATCATCGCAAACAACACCAGTTGTGAAATGAACTCTATCAACGAAAAGCCCAGCCACCCAAGTGAGAGTCCAGCCGGCGATCAGGTAACGAGTTCATAAGcataatcaaacaaaaacaaaatgcaggaTTGCGAATTATAAATGCTTCACTTTTAAAGATAAAGGTGCTTAAACGATTCTTCACAGCTATGCCGTAGAATAACCATTTAGTTCCACAAAGAACCGTTCAGTCAAAGATTCTTCAAATAACCATCTCTTGCTTACCTTTTTATAACCCGATTaaccttctttcaccacaaagaaccttttgtgcaacagaaagattcttcagattcttcatggaaccatttCGACAGAAAGGTCATTCTAaggcacctttttttttttttaagagtgtacacCGTTTCCCTGTTAGTACCTGGAGATGTTTGTTTACCAGATCCTCCAGGAAATGTGCACGATTTCCTGATGCACTGAAAGCacaataaatattagattaaagaTGAATGATTTACAGATGCGCATTATTGATCTCGCGCATGGTTATGTGCTCAACTGCTGCTTGTTTACTTTGTGTCCTTGGGTTCTTTCAGAAATGTTCATTCACCATCTAATAATATAACAAGTATAAGGCCGTCCATACAGTTAAAGCAATTGTGCTCCACCACTaatggtttagtttttttgtaaacgCATACTAGACTTCACAAGTCCAGCTTTACTTCTTATAATAGCGTGTACATCAAACTTCAAAGACCACAATTGTGACTACATAGTGACTTTATGTCGCTTCCAGCATGACTTTATCTCACAATGGTAATTTATCTAACATTTGTACGCCGTTTGATTAGAGCGATTTAACGATGTCTGTTTTCTGTTAAATTTGTGCAGAATGCATGCATGCTCTTAACATGTCGCTGGCTGAAAGGGAAGCGAATGTCTAATATAAAGACTGTGGCGTGGATGATCACGGTCAGTGACGCTGTGCATAACTTCATCGACGGTCTGGCCATCGGAGCGTCCTTCACGCTGTCTCTACTCACCGGCTTCAGCACCTCTATTGCCATCTTCTGTGAAGAGTTTCCTCACGAGCTGGGTAAAACACACGCATAGAGATCTGTCATAACAAGATCGCGTCATGTCtgattttctttctgtctctctgtaggTGATTTTGTGATCCTGTTGAACTCGGGCATGAGTGTTGGTCAGGCTGCGTGTTTTAATTTGCTGTCAGCAATGTGCTGTTATCTCGGTCTTGCGTTGGGGATACTGCTGGGCAGTAGTTTTGCTCCGAATGCTATCTTTGCCATTGCTGGTGGGATGTTCCTCTATATCTCCCTTGCAGACATGGTATGAGGTCTTCCTATTGTGGTAAATGTTAAAACGAAGCGCAGTCAACGACTTCCTGAAGACTGCTTATTATCACACTTATTACAACatggcataaaaaaacaatgatttgaGTTTAAATGAGTCATTTGTAGCTTTTAATATACCTCAAAGATTCCACTTTGAGAAAAAGTCATGATAAATCGGGTTTTGTATAGTTACTCTCTTTCATGCCTGACCACAATTCCTACAAAACTACAACATGGTATGATACATGTTATAAAttttaaaagctattaaaattGTTTGGTTAGCTTATCGATACCTGTTTGGCTTGATAGCTTAGCTAATACATCACATGTTTACAAACATCATACGATcgtgctttttaaataatatgttaaataataagTGCTTTATTATAGTTCTTATTATAATTGACAGTTAAATGTAACAGTAAATGTGAATCCAAAGATAATTCCTTTTATGTCccattgttttaatgcattataaagcaattatatacatattttaaatgattatagtTTGCGTGTACATGGTGTGGCTAGTTGAAGATCAGATTTTGAGGGAGAGCTCATTTGTCACAGCCTGGCCTACCAATAAAGCAAGCATGGCAACAactttacagtattttaaaatcatctaaaatcatttttactcTGTTTTCCAGTTCCCAGAGATGAACAGTATCATGGCTACACAAACCAAAGGTTATCGAGGAAAGCTTGCGTTCTTCCTGATCCAAAATGCTGGCCTGCTCACCGGATTCACTGTAATCTTGCTTATTACCCTGTTTGCTGGAGATATCAATCTAGGGTAAAAGGAAAGAAGCAAGAAACAAGGAACAATTGTTTTCAGTGCCAGAAACTAAAAACCTGAGACAGACTCTGCTGGCTTTTCTTTTTGTACAGTATGTCAGACTTGTACTGTATCTGCTGTTGGGAAAAACAACACAATCGTACGGCCCTGGAGTACatgatttggttttttttatagtttgatgAGATTTTGTTGTACTGATGTGAGTGTTGGTGTCTGATGTGAACAGGCAACAATACAGCGCTGTGTGAGGAGGGATTCCTCAGTGGCAGTGGCAGCCTAGCACTGAGTCTCTGAGCAGCTTTGTCATCCAAATGTCGATTTTTCTGAAGCACACTCGAGTGAGACTGTCGTGTTCACACGGTGTCTAACCAAAGGAAATGAAAGTAAAGATAATTGCTGTGTGCTTTTGTGCGTCTCTTCGACAGCCGGGTTTCATTAGGCCGGGGACGTTTTTGAATTTAAACCTTTCTTTCCTTTACATTAATTAAGAACAAGGTCTAGGATACAGAATGTTtaccaaatgtttgttttttttaaataattaaaaaacaaaagtgtgtgtgttacatgtacatgtatgtatgtgtataaaattatacaaatatatatgaattgaATTCAatatgtttctcctaaaatataacattaaacaaaaaagtttaccATTTTACAGAAAgtatgttttagatttttttttaaaataattgttctaTTAGAATAAGTAGAAGCAAATAAGCTCTCTATaaggttttgtattttatatttaatgcatttgtgtagGAACATGATATATTCAATTATGCCATAAGAAGTGCTATCATTTTTATTGAAGaagtaataaaatgtcatttaatgcCAATATTTTACATGAGTCAGTACTCAATTAATAATGCCTTTACATGCATAATGTGGGAACACGTCATGACAGTCCGTGACAAGGAATCAtgacatatactgtacattatgaatcaatatatatatatatatatatatatatatatatatatatatatatatatatatatatatatatatatataattcactcATAGCAATGTATATAGTTATTATACACCAATAGCTACTCATTATATACCAGGAgaccattttgtttttctctacaCACTGACCTCCTGATAAGTGTCATATAACAATTAAagatttacaattattataaaggCACAAAAGCATTGTTACTGATAAGAGCACCAGGACCATCAGGAAGTTTGTAGACGTAGATGTCTACAGATGTAGTGATAGCAGGAGTGTGACACGGTCAATGTGGTGAGGCGGTTATATTCGTGCTGCTGTATGAACTGAAGTCACTGCACTGCAATGTTCTCATCCGTGTGTCAGTACACCTTTGGAAATGGCTTGAAATGCAGTGTCGTAGAGAATGGTGATCCTGAATCACAGGGAGGGCAGGCGAACCTCGAATGGAGCTAATCTGAAGATTCCTTAACTTTTGTAAATGTACTCTGCAATTTAACAATGCTACAGACTTTATAAGTGTCTCATGTACGTGTTTTTCTGTCCAGTCGACGGCGCTATATTCATATGTTCAGAGACACAGCTACCTGCTGGATTTGGGGTCCTTCATTTGCATTGATTACGCTGTCAGTAAATCTAACAGCGTTTTGTACTCCTTGCACGACGtgtaatttcaattaaatgatCTTCACGACCAAGATGTGCTATTAAATTACACCCTGACTCAACACTGGCCCTTAAACACACATTAATGAGATCCTACTTCAACTGAAAAAACTTGTCACCTATAAATGAGTGTTTAGAAATTGCACCATCTGGGCAGTTCCCTGTAAACCCGTCTTTCGGGCGCATCTTCCACGCGCTTTCAAGCCAACATCTCCACAGCCTCCTCTCCGCTGGAGGGCGATACCGCGTCCCTCGAACCGTCGGCTTGAAAGAAGACAAGAAACGTCGGGACGGAGTAAAGCGTTCGGTCTAGGAGGATCAATAGGGTACGGTACGAGTGAGGTAAGTCtagattatttgttttaaaaataaccgtaaaaaaaggtttagagGAAGAGGCCTCTTTCGGCTCGTTGCTCTTAATGTTCCTCGGGAGTGGCGTAGTAAATAAAGCTCTGAACACTTCCGTAAACACactttaaactgctttaaatgtttgttcaCCTGCTGCCCGCAGTCGTCGAGTAAGGTCAGTAACCTGGAAATCTCGTCTTATCAGGATCGGGGCTTGCGGGTGATTAGAAATTTGCTGTGAGTTTCTGCGCCGCTTTAAAATTCTTGTGTCTTTAATACAAACACCAAGGCTGGTAAAGTACTTTCCCCCTCATGTTTCGTTGTGCAAAAAAGTGTGTAAATGCATGTATGCGTCAGTTAACTCGATACCTAGGTCTTTTCCCTTAAAACCTGTTCGTGTCATGAGGGGTAACGGGTTTAATGAACACACAGTGTATTTatagtgtatttatttctaatgtCGTGTTTGATTTGAAGGTCATGGCTGAGGTGGAGATCCGTCGCTACCGGGAGGAAGATCACGAAGAAGTGAAGGATGTTTTTACTCTCGGGATGAGCGAGCACATCCCGTCTTCCTGCATGCACGTCCTCAAACAGCCCCTGGCGCAGATGTTTCTGGGATGTGTGTTTTGCGCTTTGCTGACCAGCTCAATGTCGATCTTGTTACCCGTACTAGCAGTCACGCTGCTGTTGGCCGCGGGCAGGCAGAGCGTGACTTACATGTTCACCAAGTACATCCAGACCTGCCTTGAGCAAGATCTCAACCACATCCAGCAGACTTACCTGGATCCACCTAACGCCTGCTTCTGGGTGGCCGAGAGCCAGGGTCGTGTTGTGGGAACAGTGGCCTGCTTGCCTTCCGGGAAAGACCAGAACTTCCTGGAACTGAAGCGGATGTCGGTTAAAAAGACGCACCGCGGACAAGGCATCGCTAAAGCGCTCTGCAACACAGTGTCCGACTTCGCCCGCGAGCGAGGTTTCTTAGGAGTGCTCCTTTACACGTCAGTGGTCCAGACAGACGCTCACAGAAGCTCTACGAGCACATGGGCTACCAGAAGGTCAGCGAATTTAATGCTCCGGACGCCATCGCCAAGCTGACTAATTTCACATTGATCGAGTACCAGCTCTTCCTCAAACAGCATCAGAACTGAGATTGAGATTCAGGAAGACTTCCAAGGCGGTCATGCTGGTTCAGATCACTAATGAAAGACACACCACTATCATTGattgtctttttcttctttgaatCATCAACTTGGACAAAAAGGGAAGCGTTATAAGAAATTGTTCATGAAATGCAGTCATGGATTACTCAGCATTTGCGTATCATTCCATACCAGTATCACAGTTTGTCTTCAACACACGAaagataaagaaatatttatttttacttaaaaacctACGAAGTTTCTGTCCCTCCGTTGAAAGCCCAGGCAAATCCAAAAAGGTCATAAAGTTAAACCGATTTAATTTAGGGTTTGATTTTCATCTAAACAATTCTCGAATGTGTGATTATGCGAATACAagtgatgtttattttagtgaCTCATGCAAGCTTTCATGTTTACCATATGCACTGCTCTGGATTATTCAACATGTGATTAAAACCCCATCATATTAATTGATCAGAAATCTCCAAAAGAAGGCATTTGATGAATGAGAATTAGCTTTCTCATGTTTTGAACTTTCAGTTGAGAGACAGACCTCTGTTAACCAATGCTGAGTTCATTCGGAAATGCCTGATGGTGAGTAAACGAGGACAGAATATACTTTTCTTGagttaattattcttttaaaaatcttgaaTGTGTCTGAATGTTCGTGTCGccactaaacatttatttatttatacctaGCCTGTCCATGACTCAGTGAGTCTGAAGTCAAGTATTTGTATTTGGTCGATGAGAGGCATGAGATGTAAACGCTTTGAAACTGTCTAATGGTGCTAAACAGGAACTGCTTGCAATGCAAAAGATGTTACATTTCCACCTCCTCAACATTTCTTCATAATATAATTAGTTTCAACTTAATGAATAAACAGAATCAATAGCTCTAACGTTACTATGTGGTCGactttttcaatgtttttaaaatttaaattagattgTGACTGAGTGTTTAAATGATTGAAAGCATCTGGATGAAGCTGTTTATTCTGATAAAACCAAATGCTATTTGTTGTAATAACCTAAATCAATAAAATCGTTtataaatgaactgttttcatTATTACTGCATAGAATAGCTTTTCTGAATTCGATTTATCGTCCTGACTTGATTTGTATTCAGGTTTGATTAGCTCTGTGAGCAACGCCAGTggtctgaagatcatgtgatcTCCTATGGGAGGTGACACACTGTCTTGtgaattcaaaaacaatgtatTCTGTTATGCATAGGCGTATTAAGCTATTAGCTTTCTATAATGTTTGCATACTAAGATGGCACtttctttattgtaaaatatatcttCTGCTTATCTCAAAGTCTTGATGTTGTGGTGTCAGATCCATGAGTGTCTGGATGCAGGTCCACTGGTTTCAGAGAGCATGTTGCAACTGTGTACCTCGTGGCCTTGAAGCAACTATGGATTTAAGCCATGCTATGTGGGTTCTTCTCACTCGCATCCTCTTCAGCTCGATCCTGACCTGCATGTTGTGTTGGAGGGGTGATGCAGGGGTGGATGGCAGGGCAGTGTATTTTTGAGCAGGGTATTCAGTTTGGGCTCACAGAGGATCTGCTGGACATCAGGAGCTCCTACGTGCCGCCTGGAAGCAGGAGCTGCTTTTTTTAGGGTAGCAGAACTGAAAGGGTCTATTGTTGGGACGGCGGGCGTTCTGCCCTGAGTGGAGGAGCCAGGTGCTTGGGAACTAAAGAGGATCTCTGTGAAAAAGAAGTTTCGGGGTGGTGGCCTTGCAAAAGCTCTTTGTAAAACTGCTTTGGAATTTGTTGCCAGACATAATGCAAACAGAGTGGTGCTTTTCACCTCTATGGTCCAAGCCGACGCTCATCAGCTGTATGACAGCGTCGTATTAGAAAAGGAGGAGGAGTTTGAGCAGCCTTCACTTCCTGCCAGGCTGATCGATTTCATGgtgtttaaatatgcacatagaAACAATGGTGTCATGTCATGCtaaaaaagatgataaaaagTGTGTTCATTTCTGTCAAGATCCCTGTGGAGGATcaaataaacatcattttaaaataaacaagatattattaaataatgtaagcATTAGGTATAAATCTGATGTTTTCGTGTAAgattatatatgtatgataAATTATCCGACAAAGTTAGTGGTCCCCTTTGGCCTCTATATGGAAAAAATACCGTGAACAATCACTTTTCAATGGAAGTCCCAAATTTATTCCCAAATTTATTCAGACTACACTAgctacaaatattaaattaatatggaTACTTGCCGAAAGTATCTGAAAACATCACGACAATCTTATCagctaataataaaacagacgAGACGTGAGGGTTATTGTGATACTTTTatcaattaatattatttaccGCAGGTGTATAGCagtttctttttgttaaaaaaaaaaggtttcgtTTAGAAAATTTACGACATAATAAATTCAAGCCCCGTCAGTAATTACAACGCTGTTGCCGACAGTCTGCTTAAACAGATATCGAAACTGTCTAATTCGATATGTGAGCGATTTGTTTAAGCGACCTCGCTCTTAAGTAGTTCTCGTCTGAGCGCGCTCCCGACGCTGTCGTGCACACCGCTCTTCTCCAGGTAAACCGCGCTCCCGTCTCGTGCGGTGAGCCGCGCTCGCGCGCCCGGCGTCTGACGTCGCGCGCCTCAGGAAGTAGCTGTCACATCCACATTGTCCGGGAATATACGCTACACGCATCAAAAACATCACGGTAAGTTCAAACGCATGGTTTGAAATAAAGAGCATGAAGAACCCTCCAATGGCCTCACATCCTCGGTGTTTTCCGTGCAGTGTATTCACTAAATCGTGCTCAGAAGTGTGTAGCGGCTGTAGTATAAATAGGCGGTGGCTCATCGATGAGGATTGATGAGCTGCTGGCGATGCGCTCCCCTTCAATTCATtgtttttactatttactaCTACGGAATTTACTTAAATTACAGTGAAGACTGTGTCATTCTGCcatcgttctttctttctttctttctttctttctttctttctttctttctttctttatttgttgaTTGTCGTGGGGGAGGGAGACGGACCGGGCTGGCAGGTGCTTCATGAGTTGATCATCACTGCACGGGAAACAAGCAAACGTGCACAATCACACTGCTTTCATTCTGCCTGTGTTCAagttaaatacattcatatagtTATCGTTAACATAGcataatctatctatctgtccttatacacacacacattgctcTATATTGTTTATATGTGACATATACACagctattacacacacacacacacacacacacacacacacatatatatatacacacacatttatattgattgttataatttgtaatattgatAAGTTATATCATAACATTATtcaatttattgtaattatgtgtaattatgttgttataaatatgctgttttattctaatatatatatatatatatatatatatatatatatatatatatatatatatatatattagaataaaacaacaagttcataacaacaaaaagtgtatatatattagaataaaacAGTTATGCATAATTATGTCTTAAATTATCTAGGTTATGATTACTTATTAGTCTTATTCCAGTTCCCTCTGTTGTATTTTCTTCATTTGCTATagcatttaaacataatttctCATCAAAACCCACAGCATGCCCTGTTGATTCCTTGCCTGATAGACTGTAACGCTGCGTATCACTGAAACAGACAGAGCCACTGTTTTATAGAGTGGTCAGAGGGGAGCAGCTGTCattgtgtgatttatttgtgCATTGTCTGAATGTCTGCTCAGACTGACCCACAGTCGCTCGCTGCTTTTTGTGAGCAGCACAATGTTTTCAGCCATGCACCTGTCCTTTCTAACCGTATAAGTGAATGTGTTGCAAACATCAGCGTTTGCTTTCTGTGCAGAATGCATAATACAGAAATAAGCCCCCGGGGGTTCAGTGCAGTTGTCGTTTATAAAGAGTGTTAATCCTGccggtgtgtatgtgtgtttgtttgtcagtcTGTCGAGGCTGTGCGCTCTCCTCTTCACTGAAATCACTCTCTGTGCTCGGCTTTATATTGGAAGCTGCGTCACATTCAAATAGGCctggagagaaacagagagccTGAATAGAGAGAGCCACTCTTAAAGAGACCCGCTGCCTTTAACATCATCTTACATGCTAAGCATGTGAACGTTTGTGCGTGAAAGCTGGTTTTCAACACCAACGTCCTGGTCCTGGGTGCCAGTAAAAAGAGCTGTTAAAGCCAGTGATCGTAGCCGTACATGGCCTTTAGTAATCCAGTGATTAATATGTGAAGGATAATGTACCGTCAGCTGGTTATTATCACAAATCCCAACAGTGTAATCAGGACTCTCTTGTATCGCCCTGAAGgagtttattttgcaataaagtATGTTATCCTATGTTTTACACTGTTACTTAccacataaataaacagatagacattaatatttttttgagtgtCAGTTATTCTATCGTGTAAAAATATCTGCCTTTTTAGTGGCATTATGCAATAATACTTTACAGCGTAATGTTGCCATTTTGTCTTTAGAGTTTTGCCATCAGTAAATTTTAGAGCTATAGTAGCAATAATGTAAtagaatttaataataacattttaataaatgtaatcaaaatggtttttttttaaataattgaacgCAGTCACCTGTTTCTGTGgtgtaataaacaaaaaagctattaatttattgttactgAAACGGTTATAGAATATAAAGTGGCAAtcaatatatgtaaataaaactgcattgatttaatagtatttatgtactgttttagtatttattcatattttaaataagctgttatttttagtttttagtacatttttgtgttagtcagataaatgtgcttttgtgcattttttttttcagattttcttatttagctttcattcaattttcttttatctttaggtaataaaaatactgagcttcactgtaaattatAATGTTAGATCATCCTCTAGGCCTGTACAGCATGCGAAGACTGTCTTTCCATTTGTTCCTCAGTCACATTAATatgttaaacacatttacatgttATTAAATTTTGCTGATTATTCGGTGTCGGAGGGCTTTAGGACCCAGTTGTGCCTCTTTTGCTCTCCTGCAGAAGGCAGCGCAGACATTAGCGCAGTTGCActgctctcacacactcacctaCCAACACAGATCAGTCAGACTTACACACATCTCACTCCAGCTCAGTCTAAAGCTGGGATCCTTCTGACAATTCGCACGTTAGCGGGCTCGTCTGAGCTCAGGCGTCCAGTAGGACCTCCTCTGGTGTCTCTCCCTGTGTCCCCTCTGGGGTTCAGTCTGTGCCTCCGCTGGAGCTGGACCAAAACGCACATCTCTGATACTCATCGTATGGACAAAGGCTTGAGTGATGAGAGTTAGGTGGAGATAGAGAAaggcagacagagagatagagagacggTGGCTTGGGGGGGGTTGAAAAGCCTTTGCTGGTTGCTGAAGCAAGGCAAGGAACCGTTGTCAACGGCGACGCAGCAGCAGCATGTCTCAAATGAAACGATACACTTACAGCAGGGTGAGTGTCATACGGCGGACGCACTTTCTGTTTCCGTCTGCCGCCGTACATGTGAATGCGTGCATGTTTTTACTCGTATTAAAGTGGAAGTAGCGTGCAGTTGTGTATGATGCTGTGCAGGTGTTGTAGCATGTGTCGGGCGAGAGCATGCGTGGGCTCTGTCAGTCCTCTGGAATTTGTAAGGCTCAGCTTTTGGCTAAAACGCATTTGCTTGTGTACAAACTCCTACAATCAATtgcaagtgtgtgtttgaggcaGTTTTTCTGCAGgccagtaaagacatttttgacAGTTGCTGagtaacacattaaaaaaatcacgaGATGCATTTTGATGTTCATTATTCGACTAGTTTTACTTTTTGcctttgttttattgtctgCACTGTATGTCACGTTATCTTGGGCTAAAAGTGAAATCATATTCAATCTGATTCTGTTAAGGGGacagtacacccaaaaatgaaaatgatctcatcatttactctttccaaacccgtatgactttttttggacaaaaaaggAGGTCAGTGGGAGAAGATACTGTTTGATcaccaacattctttaaaatatttagttttctgtGTTCAAAATCACACCGAACATTACAGCGTGTAAATGGTGACCAAATTTTCATATTGGTGGACGGTACCTTTTTACTTGACTACATCCTAAATTCAAACTGAACCAAAGCCTTTAGCTCAACATTAGTCTTATTTCAAACCCttttaaatgtagtaataaCTTTCTGGATAGATCTATAGA
Protein-coding sequences here:
- the slc39a8 gene encoding metal cation symporter ZIP8 isoform X2, with protein sequence MEESFVYSVLRFYGESGSLSTENLGNFLRLVASRRAPSVDAASNPLKNTECSSLSELLSAFGLSNASAVSLSDLEMMCPAILNQVLLPACPFTSPSNQNDSSLLPDHKIWGYGFLAVTVINLAALLGLFLVPLTKKTYFPKVLTYFIALAIGTLFSNAVLQLIPEALGLDPKDDNYVLNVVGIFGGFYILFFTERVLKMVLKADAELGHSHFPPLQSADVTITTFSNDAVINNISGDIIANNTSCEMNSINEKPSHPSESPAGDQNACMLLTCRWLKGKRMSNIKTVAWMITVSDAVHNFIDGLAIGASFTLSLLTGFSTSIAIFCEEFPHELVPRDEQYHGYTNQRLSRKACVLPDPKCWPAHRIHCNLAYYPVCWRYQSRVKGKKQETRNNCFQCQKLKT
- the slc39a8 gene encoding metal cation symporter ZIP8 isoform X1 — protein: MEESFVYSVLRFYGESGSLSTENLGNFLRLVASRRAPSVDAASNPLKNTECSSLSELLSAFGLSNASAVSLSDLEMMCPAILNQVLLPACPFTSPSNQNDSSLLPDHKIWGYGFLAVTVINLAALLGLFLVPLTKKTYFPKVLTYFIALAIGTLFSNAVLQLIPEALGLDPKDDNYVLNVVGIFGGFYILFFTERVLKMVLKADAELGHSHFPPLQSADVTITTFSNDAVINNISGDIIANNTSCEMNSINEKPSHPSESPAGDQNACMLLTCRWLKGKRMSNIKTVAWMITVSDAVHNFIDGLAIGASFTLSLLTGFSTSIAIFCEEFPHELGDFVILLNSGMSVGQAACFNLLSAMCCYLGLALGILLGSSFAPNAIFAIAGGMFLYISLADMFPEMNSIMATQTKGYRGKLAFFLIQNAGLLTGFTVILLITLFAGDINLG
- the nat8 gene encoding LOW QUALITY PROTEIN: probable N-acetyltransferase CML1 (The sequence of the model RefSeq protein was modified relative to this genomic sequence to represent the inferred CDS: deleted 2 bases in 1 codon) encodes the protein MAEVEIRRYREEDHEEVKDVFTLGMSEHIPSSCMHVLKQPLAQMFLGCVFCALLTSSMSILLPVLAVTLLLAAGRQSVTYMFTKYIQTCLEQDLNHIQQTYLDPPNACFWVAESQGRVVGTVACLPSGKDQNFLELKRMSVKKTHRGQGIAKALCNTVSDFARERGFLGVLLYTSVVQTDAQKLYEHMGYQKVSEFNAPDAIAKLTNFTLIEYQLFLKQHQN
- the slc39a8 gene encoding metal cation symporter ZIP8 isoform X3, with the translated sequence MEESFVYSVLRFYGESGSLSTENLGNFLRLVASRRAPSVDAASNPLKNTECSSLSELLSAFGLSNASAVSLSDLEMMCPAILNQVLLPACPFTSPSNQNDSSLLPDHKIWGYGFLAVTVINLAALLGLFLVPLTKKTYFPKVLTYFIALAIGTLFSNAVLQLIPEALGLDPKDDNYVLNVVGIFGGFYILFFTERVLKMVLKADAELGHSHFPPLQSADVTITTFSNDAVINNISGDIIANNTSCEMNSINEKPSHPSESPAGDQNACMLLTCRWLKGKRMSNIKTVAWMITVSDAVHNFIDGLAIGASFTLSLLTGFSTSIAIFCEEFPHELGDFVILLNSGMSVGQAACFNLLSAMCCYLGLALGILLGSSFAPNAIFAIAGGMFLYISLADMV